A stretch of the Aulosira sp. FACHB-615 genome encodes the following:
- a CDS encoding ABC transporter substrate-binding protein, with protein sequence MIHLLQRILARFLRTSRTFRRRKKKLLQYFQQSLLLLLIGIVALSGCQTLRSRVEAGKITHITLWHGVNPPPNRDVLQKLVDKFNQTHKDIQVESLYIGQQDQQAPKILAAVVGNAPPDLLWYNPTIAGQLVELGALIPVDEMLANSPVKNEIDPTLYGAMEYKGQLWSVPFATNNLGIFYRPSLFKAAGIKELPRNWQEFRQVAQKLTRDFNNDGQIDQYGMFLPLGKGEFTVFSWLPFMWSSGGELVTGDAQNPAGVRLTENAGAIAALQFWRNLITDGSTMLSAPERGYETDPLLSGKVAMQINGPWNLGQFQDTNVDFGVFPLPVNQKPATNVGGENLFLFKTTPERQKATFKFAEYAMSADFQTELALGTGYLPINLKSRQSAKYQEFIDKIPQLQVFLAQAEYGRSRPIFPGYNRISDSIGRAVEAVLLGKLSPTEALQTSQQRLDLIFK encoded by the coding sequence ATGATTCATCTTCTCCAACGAATTTTGGCACGATTTTTGCGTACTAGTCGCACATTTAGGCGCAGAAAAAAGAAATTGCTGCAATATTTTCAGCAATCACTGTTATTACTGCTCATCGGCATAGTTGCTTTAAGTGGATGTCAAACTCTGCGTTCTAGAGTAGAAGCAGGCAAAATTACTCATATTACTTTATGGCATGGGGTGAATCCACCACCAAATCGAGATGTCTTACAAAAGTTGGTAGATAAATTTAACCAAACCCATAAAGATATTCAAGTCGAATCATTATACATTGGGCAACAGGATCAGCAAGCACCAAAAATTTTGGCTGCTGTTGTTGGCAATGCCCCACCGGATTTATTGTGGTACAACCCAACTATTGCTGGACAATTGGTGGAACTAGGGGCGCTAATTCCTGTAGATGAGATGTTAGCCAATTCCCCAGTCAAAAACGAAATTGACCCAACCTTATATGGGGCAATGGAATACAAAGGCCAGTTATGGTCAGTTCCCTTTGCTACCAATAACCTGGGCATTTTTTACCGTCCAAGTTTATTCAAAGCGGCAGGAATTAAAGAACTTCCGCGCAATTGGCAAGAATTTCGCCAAGTTGCCCAAAAATTAACCCGTGATTTTAACAATGATGGGCAAATAGACCAGTATGGAATGTTTCTGCCCTTGGGTAAAGGTGAATTTACAGTTTTTAGTTGGTTGCCATTTATGTGGAGTAGTGGCGGTGAGTTGGTGACTGGTGATGCCCAAAATCCCGCAGGTGTGAGATTAACCGAAAATGCAGGAGCGATCGCAGCTTTACAATTTTGGCGTAACTTAATTACAGACGGTTCCACAATGTTATCTGCCCCAGAACGAGGTTATGAAACAGACCCCTTGTTATCGGGTAAAGTCGCAATGCAAATCAATGGCCCTTGGAATTTAGGTCAATTTCAAGATACTAACGTTGATTTTGGTGTATTTCCCCTGCCAGTGAACCAAAAACCCGCTACAAATGTTGGCGGTGAAAACCTCTTCTTATTCAAAACCACGCCAGAACGCCAAAAAGCAACCTTCAAATTTGCGGAATATGCCATGAGTGCTGATTTTCAAACAGAATTAGCCCTCGGAACAGGTTATTTACCAATTAACTTAAAATCCCGCCAAAGCGCCAAATATCAAGAATTTATCGATAAAATACCACAATTACAAGTCTTTTTAGCACAGGCAGAGTATGGCCGGAGTCGCCCGATTTTTCCTGGTTACAATCGCATTTCCGATAGTATCGGACGGGCAGTAGAAGCTGTGTTACTGGGTAAACTTTCGCCAACAGAAGCACTCCAAACTAGTCAGCAACGGCTAGATTTAATCTTTAAATAA
- the rplU gene encoding 50S ribosomal protein L21 — protein MTYAIIETGGKQLKVEPGRFYDIELLTAQPDEKVTINSVLLVQHDGGLSIGQPLVSGATVEGTVLRHFRGRKVIVYKMKPKKKTRKKRGHRQEITRLLINSITLDGQVFTASEAAAVADDSSAETTAES, from the coding sequence ATGACCTACGCGATTATTGAAACTGGTGGTAAACAACTTAAAGTTGAGCCTGGTCGTTTTTACGACATTGAACTGCTAACTGCCCAACCAGACGAAAAAGTTACAATAAATTCTGTACTACTAGTACAACATGACGGTGGACTCAGCATCGGTCAGCCTCTAGTATCTGGGGCAACTGTAGAAGGAACTGTATTGCGCCATTTCCGAGGACGCAAAGTCATAGTCTACAAAATGAAGCCGAAGAAGAAAACCCGCAAAAAACGTGGTCATCGCCAAGAAATTACCAGACTGTTGATTAACTCCATTACTCTCGATGGTCAGGTATTTACAGCATCGGAAGCGGCGGCTGTAGCTGATGATTCCTCTGCGGAAACCACTGCTGAATCATAG
- the rpmA gene encoding 50S ribosomal protein L27, producing MAHKKGTGSTRNGRDSNAQRLGVKRFGGQVVRAGNILVRQRGTKFHPGNNVGIGSDDTLFALIDGVVTFERKGKSRKKVSIYPVAAPTEAVAS from the coding sequence ATGGCTCATAAGAAAGGAACAGGTAGTACACGCAACGGCCGTGATTCTAATGCCCAGCGTCTAGGTGTCAAACGCTTTGGTGGTCAAGTTGTACGTGCAGGTAATATTCTTGTACGTCAACGTGGCACAAAATTTCACCCCGGTAACAATGTAGGTATCGGTAGCGATGACACTTTGTTTGCCTTAATTGATGGCGTTGTCACCTTTGAAAGAAAAGGCAAATCTCGCAAGAAAGTCAGCATTTATCCAGTTGCTGCACCCACTGAAGCCGTAGCCAGCTAG